The following are from one region of the Littorina saxatilis isolate snail1 linkage group LG2, US_GU_Lsax_2.0, whole genome shotgun sequence genome:
- the LOC138960332 gene encoding LOW QUALITY PROTEIN: F-box/LRR-repeat protein 8-like (The sequence of the model RefSeq protein was modified relative to this genomic sequence to represent the inferred CDS: substituted 1 base at 1 genomic stop codon), whose translation MDDTMGSEAKPWEVLPEHILVTVFSYLTPLDRLQAALTCKTWSTCLQHPRLWRRFVCKFLLPVHGKVLVPVEEHVHRIKALVIEVNQRDKENCKNACEALNILAKNKERMLCSLTVNFVGENPLFYAGQEFIAELKLLFGTFEDEPEPFSQLTHVDLSGLDIALDDSLLDILSDNHPGLEYLNIQNKSLICKVSPSGLLQLVSKCKRLKGLSVFQLSLTNDVLTEIADQEAPCLQYLSILYRRETKYTTDLHSSEAWSRLVKKIPTLRVSHGFDHTCPLDXICEAMKPEIPVTELRLETFTRVFDEVNLATNCYHKTLEKMVLQTGNSEELEQALLHMAENCERLNSLFVYCVLSESVISQILELRPQIRTSGAYILKSRMQEWPWVVGAETVEEAEDRLNGRK comes from the exons ATGG ATGACACAATGGGTTCAGAGGCAAAACCCTGGGAGGTTCTGCCAGAGCACATTCTGGTTACTGTGTTTTCCTACCTGACTCCCCTGGATCGACTACAGGCAGCGCTCACCTGCAAAACCTGGAGCACCTGTCTGCAGCATCCTCGCCTGTGGCGCCGTTTTGTCTGCAAGTTTCTGCTTCCTGTGCATGGAAAG GTGCTGGTGCCAGTGGAAGAACATGTTCATCGTATAAAGGCTTTGGTGATTGAAGTTAACCAAAGAGACAAAGAAAATTGCAAGAATGCTTGCGAA GCTCTAAACATCCTTGCCAAGAACAAAGAACGCATGCTGTGCTCCTTGACCGTGAATTTTGTGGGTGAGAATCCTCTGTTCTACGCAGGCCAGGAATTCATTGCGGAACTCAAACTTCTCTTTGGCACATTTGAGGATGAACCTGAGCCGTTCAGCCAGTTGACCCATGTGGATTTAAGTGGTCTGGACATTGCTTTAGACGACTCTTTGTTAGACATTTTGTCAGACAACCACCCAGGGCTGGAGTACCTGAACATTCAGAACAAGAGTCTTATTTGCAAGGTATCACCAAGCGGCCTTCTTCAGCTGGTATCAAAATGTAAAAGATTGAAAGGTCTAAGTGTTTTCCAGCTGAGTTTGACAAACGATGTTTTGACTGAGATTGCTGATCAGGAGGCACCATGTCTGCAGTATTTGTCTATTCTGTATCGACGGGAGACAAAATACACAACAGATCTTCATTCATCTGAAGCTTGGTCTCGGCTGGTGAAGAAAATCCCCACTCTTCGGGTATCGCATGGTTTTGACCACACTTGCCCACTCGACTGAATCTGTGAAGCAATGAAGCCTGAAATACCTGTTACCGAGTTGCGCCTGGAAACTTTCACACGCGTTTTTGATGAAGTGAACCTTGCCACAAACTGTTACCACAAGACACTGGAGAAAATGGTGCTACAGACTGGAAACTCTGAAGAGCTGGAACAAGCTCTGCTGCACATGGCCGAGAATTGTGAGCGACTTAACTCTTtatttgtgtactgtgtgttgaGTGAGAGTGTCATCAGTCAAATCCTGGAGCTTCGCCCACAGATCAGGACTTCTGGAGCCTACATTCTCAAGTCGAGGATGCAGGAGTGGCCTTGGGTGGTGGGGGCAGAGACTGTTGAAGAAGCAGAAGACAGGCTCAACGGTCGCAAATAG
- the LOC138960333 gene encoding large ribosomal subunit protein mL52-like isoform X1, whose amino-acid sequence MACSRCSAQLLRVSGLPVKTISRAVSTTHELCGKRTKEPVLRKWGLEKFPKEDNYNRLRPLLELPDFTYLDGRPTPLTKQQLERKEMNYNLTKRIVMLTKEMEEAKIVAVKRKQGDVKSRESILTSKLKPKSTQL is encoded by the exons ATGGCGTGTTCAAGGTGTTCTGCTCAACTTCTCAGAG TTTCAGGTTTGCCAGTGAAAACAATCAGCAGAGCAGTTAGCACTACCCATGAACTTTGCGGCAAAAGAACAAAGGAACCAGTGCTGAGAAAATGGGGCTTAGA GAAATTCCCAAAAGAAGACAACTACAACAGACTCAGACCTCTTTTGGAGCTGCCTGATTTCACATACCTTG ATGGCCGACCAACACCTTTGACCAAGCAACAACTTGAGAGGAAGGAAATGAACTATAATCTGACG AAGCGAATTGTGATGCTGACCAAAGAAATGGAAGAAGCCAAGATAGTAGCAGTGAAGAGAAAACAGGGTGACGTAAAAAGCAGGGAAAGCATTCTCACCTCAAAACTGAAGCCAAAGTCCACCCAGTTGTAG
- the LOC138960333 gene encoding large ribosomal subunit protein mL52-like isoform X2: MACSRCSAQLLRGLPVKTISRAVSTTHELCGKRTKEPVLRKWGLEKFPKEDNYNRLRPLLELPDFTYLDGRPTPLTKQQLERKEMNYNLTKRIVMLTKEMEEAKIVAVKRKQGDVKSRESILTSKLKPKSTQL; the protein is encoded by the exons ATGGCGTGTTCAAGGTGTTCTGCTCAACTTCTCAGAG GTTTGCCAGTGAAAACAATCAGCAGAGCAGTTAGCACTACCCATGAACTTTGCGGCAAAAGAACAAAGGAACCAGTGCTGAGAAAATGGGGCTTAGA GAAATTCCCAAAAGAAGACAACTACAACAGACTCAGACCTCTTTTGGAGCTGCCTGATTTCACATACCTTG ATGGCCGACCAACACCTTTGACCAAGCAACAACTTGAGAGGAAGGAAATGAACTATAATCTGACG AAGCGAATTGTGATGCTGACCAAAGAAATGGAAGAAGCCAAGATAGTAGCAGTGAAGAGAAAACAGGGTGACGTAAAAAGCAGGGAAAGCATTCTCACCTCAAAACTGAAGCCAAAGTCCACCCAGTTGTAG